A section of the Verrucomicrobium sp. GAS474 genome encodes:
- a CDS encoding alkene reductase, producing MMNAPTLFTPLRLGAVEMPNRLLMAPLTRMRAGPGRMPTLSMAEYYTQRAKAGLIVSEATAISQQGTGCPNTPGIYTDGQIAGWEGVVKSVHMAGGRIFLQLWHMGRISHPSFQPEGGLPVAPSAIAPQSGQALTESGLQSYVTPRALETKELPGIVAQYAAAAKNAWRAGFDGVEIHNANGYLLDQFLRDGTNHREDEYGGSVENRSRLTLEVTEAVTKIWGADRVGIRFSPGGVFNDMRDSDPLATFSHVLHELNRFGLAYAHLIVSTEEDIRHGAVPVPLATLRKEFHGPLIIANGFTRMTATQALLEGVADAVAFGRLFIANPDLPHRFQLNAPLNSPDESTFYGGTEKGYTDYPALNLEFVQK from the coding sequence ATGATGAATGCTCCGACTCTTTTTACTCCGCTGCGTCTGGGGGCGGTTGAGATGCCGAATCGCTTGCTCATGGCCCCCCTTACACGGATGCGTGCGGGCCCTGGCAGGATGCCGACCCTCTCGATGGCCGAGTACTACACTCAGCGGGCGAAAGCCGGCCTCATCGTCTCCGAGGCCACGGCTATTTCCCAACAGGGAACAGGCTGCCCCAATACGCCCGGCATCTACACCGATGGGCAGATCGCAGGCTGGGAGGGCGTGGTGAAGTCCGTTCACATGGCGGGCGGCCGGATTTTTCTTCAGCTCTGGCATATGGGGCGGATATCCCATCCCTCCTTCCAACCGGAGGGAGGCCTGCCGGTCGCCCCCAGCGCCATCGCCCCACAGTCGGGCCAGGCCCTCACGGAAAGCGGCTTGCAGTCTTACGTCACACCGCGCGCGCTCGAAACCAAAGAGTTGCCCGGAATTGTCGCGCAATATGCCGCTGCGGCCAAGAACGCCTGGAGAGCCGGATTCGATGGGGTGGAGATCCATAATGCCAACGGATACCTGCTCGATCAGTTCCTTCGTGATGGCACGAATCACCGCGAAGACGAATACGGTGGTTCGGTCGAGAACCGTTCCCGACTCACTCTGGAAGTCACCGAAGCCGTGACGAAGATTTGGGGTGCCGATCGCGTGGGCATTCGCTTTTCGCCTGGAGGCGTGTTCAACGACATGCGGGATTCGGACCCGTTGGCCACGTTCAGCCATGTGCTGCACGAACTAAATCGCTTCGGCCTCGCCTACGCACATCTGATCGTCTCGACTGAAGAGGACATTCGGCATGGTGCGGTGCCGGTCCCCCTGGCCACGCTCCGGAAAGAGTTCCACGGGCCGTTGATCATCGCCAACGGCTTCACCCGCATGACGGCGACGCAAGCCCTGTTGGAAGGCGTCGCCGACGCCGTCGCCTTCGGTCGGCTGTTTATTGCGAACCCCGATTTACCTCATCGCTTTCAACTGAATGCTCCGTTGAATTCGCCCGATGAATCGACTTTTTATGGAGGAACGGAAAAGGGATACACCGACTATCCCGCGCTGAACCTCGAATTCGTTCAAAAATAA
- a CDS encoding RpiB/LacA/LacB family sugar-phosphate isomerase: MATDHAGYELKEHLKGKLCEAGYEVIDFGVLKPKPDDDYPDFVVPLAHVLSRGEVDRGIAICGSGVGASVAANKVAGVRACLIHEVFSAHQGVEDDDLNMLCLGGLVVGHSLAWDLVQSFLAARFSGEERHRRRLAKVADLERKP; this comes from the coding sequence ATGGCCACCGACCACGCCGGTTACGAATTGAAAGAGCATCTGAAGGGCAAGTTGTGCGAAGCCGGTTATGAGGTGATCGATTTTGGGGTTCTGAAGCCCAAACCCGACGACGACTATCCCGATTTCGTGGTGCCGCTGGCCCACGTTCTATCCCGGGGAGAGGTCGACCGCGGTATCGCCATCTGTGGAAGCGGCGTCGGGGCATCGGTCGCCGCGAACAAAGTGGCAGGCGTGCGGGCTTGCCTGATTCACGAAGTCTTTTCGGCACACCAGGGCGTGGAGGACGACGATCTCAACATGCTCTGCCTTGGAGGACTCGTGGTAGGTCACTCACTCGCCTGGGATTTGGTTCAAAGCTTTCTCGCAGCCCGATTCAGCGGTGAGGAACGTCATCGCCGTCGGCTAGCCAAGGTTGCAGATCTGGAACGAAAGCCATGA
- the pgm gene encoding phosphoglucomutase (alpha-D-glucose-1,6-bisphosphate-dependent) codes for MKISPLAGKPSEPDRLLHIPCLVTAYYTGIPDPTVPSQRVAFGTSGHRGTAFKTSFNESHILAITQAICLYRKRQGTDGPLFLGIDTHALSIPAYATALEVLSANGVEVILAAGDEYTPTPVISHAILNYNRGRKKGLADGIVVTPSHNPPQDGGFKYNPPQGGPADTLATGWIEKKANALLSSRLKGVKRIPLAKALAAVTTHRSDYLCDYIADLGSVVDMDLIRSVKLSMGVDPMGGAGVHYWGRIAEHYGLNLSVVSEEVDPSFRFMPLDWDGQIRMDPSSPYAMQRLIGMKGQFDLSFACDTDHDRHGIVTKSEGLLPPNHYLCVAIHYLFKNRPKWSAAAGVGKTVVSSRMIDRVVSKLGRKLFEVPVGFKWFVDGLLDGSLGFGGEESAGATFSRLDGTPWTTDKDGIIPCLLAAEMTARTGRDPATLYRELTHEFGEPTYDRVDAPATPEQKERLAKLSPRQVKISHLAGERIETVLTHAPGNGAPIGGLKVIADSGWFAARPSGTEDIYKIYAESFQGANHLHLILEEAKAIVNAALASRPIKLRGKGPPKT; via the coding sequence ATGAAAATAAGCCCCCTCGCAGGAAAACCTTCAGAACCGGACAGGTTGCTCCACATCCCCTGCCTGGTCACAGCCTATTACACCGGCATTCCCGACCCCACGGTGCCATCCCAGCGGGTAGCTTTCGGCACCTCCGGCCATCGCGGCACCGCCTTCAAAACATCCTTCAACGAAAGCCACATCCTCGCGATCACTCAGGCGATCTGCCTTTACCGAAAAAGGCAGGGAACCGATGGGCCTCTCTTCCTGGGAATCGACACCCATGCCCTCTCGATTCCCGCCTATGCCACCGCCTTGGAAGTGCTCAGCGCAAACGGAGTCGAGGTCATCCTCGCAGCCGGGGACGAGTACACTCCGACTCCGGTGATTTCCCATGCGATTCTCAACTATAATCGAGGGAGGAAAAAGGGACTCGCCGACGGCATTGTCGTAACCCCCTCCCACAATCCGCCGCAGGACGGAGGTTTCAAATACAATCCCCCCCAAGGGGGCCCGGCGGACACACTCGCCACCGGATGGATCGAGAAGAAGGCCAATGCGCTTCTGTCATCCCGACTTAAAGGAGTGAAGAGGATCCCGCTGGCGAAAGCACTCGCTGCCGTCACGACTCATCGGAGCGACTATCTCTGCGACTACATCGCCGATCTCGGGAGTGTGGTCGACATGGACCTCATCCGAAGCGTGAAACTCAGCATGGGAGTCGACCCGATGGGGGGTGCCGGGGTTCACTACTGGGGACGCATCGCAGAGCACTATGGCCTGAATCTCAGCGTCGTCAGTGAAGAGGTCGACCCCTCCTTTCGCTTTATGCCCCTCGACTGGGACGGTCAGATCCGGATGGATCCCTCCTCTCCCTATGCGATGCAGCGCCTGATCGGCATGAAGGGGCAGTTCGATCTCTCCTTTGCCTGCGACACCGATCACGACCGGCATGGAATCGTGACCAAAAGCGAAGGCTTGCTGCCGCCTAACCACTATCTTTGCGTAGCGATCCACTATCTTTTTAAGAATCGTCCGAAGTGGTCTGCGGCGGCGGGGGTCGGCAAGACCGTCGTGAGCAGTCGGATGATCGACCGGGTCGTCTCCAAATTAGGTCGAAAACTTTTCGAGGTCCCAGTCGGCTTCAAGTGGTTTGTCGACGGCCTCCTTGACGGCTCGCTCGGCTTCGGGGGCGAAGAAAGCGCTGGAGCCACGTTTTCCCGCCTAGACGGCACCCCTTGGACGACCGACAAGGACGGGATCATCCCCTGCCTGCTTGCGGCCGAGATGACAGCCCGGACGGGCCGAGACCCAGCCACACTTTATCGCGAACTCACCCACGAGTTCGGGGAACCCACCTATGATCGCGTCGACGCCCCGGCGACTCCCGAACAAAAGGAACGTCTGGCGAAGCTCTCACCCCGGCAGGTCAAGATTTCTCATCTGGCCGGCGAAAGAATCGAGACCGTACTCACTCACGCCCCCGGCAACGGGGCGCCCATCGGCGGATTAAAGGTCATCGCGGATAGCGGCTGGTTCGCTGCCCGGCCCTCTGGAACGGAGGATATCTACAAAATTTATGCGGAGAGCTTTCAGGGTGCCAATCACTTGCACCTTATCCTGGAAGAGGCCAAAGCCATTGTGAACGCGGCTTTGGCATCCCGGCCCATCAAACTTCGGGGAAAAGGCCCCCCTAAAACTTAA
- the glgP gene encoding alpha-glucan family phosphorylase gives MTQPTPINHSAYSFLPTDVDGFNSLAELALDLRWSWNHGADQVWRRLDPVLWELTQNPWVVLQTVSREKLKCLLADVAFRKNVDDLLLAKHHAEETPAWFQENYPGSPLTCIAYFSMEFMLSEALPIYSGGLGNVAGDQLKATSDLGVPAVGVGLLYQQGYFRQVIDKEGGQQALYPYNDPGQLPIMPLRHANGEWLRLEIALPGYSVWLRAWQVQVGRVKLYLLDSNDAANFPAHRGITSELYGGGQELRIKQEMLLGIGGWRLLSALGIQPEVCHLNEGHAAFAVLERARSFMEESGQPFEVALAATRAGNLFTTHTAVTAGFDRFPPALIEQYLGRYAEEKLGIPLHDLLALGRQNPGDASESFNMAYLAIRGSGAVNGVSRLHGKVSRNLFEPLFPRWPEDEVPVGHVTNGIHVPTWDSAPADALWTEACGKNRWLGTCEDLEEDIRHVPDAKLWEFRTAARKSLVEYARERIARQLASSGEVSAEVESMKHLFDPNALTLGFARRFATYKRPNLLLHNPERLLRLLSNPQRPVQLIIAGKAHPEDRAGQALIRQWIRFIRQAEVRPHIVFLSDYDMLLTEHLVQGVDVWINTPRRPWEACGTSGMKVLVNGGINFSELDGWWSEAYVPDLGWALGDGLEHGTDPGWDDAEAEMLYDMLEHEVVPEFYARDTQGIPTAWVARMRESMARLTPQFSASRTVREYTERHYLPAAQAYRARTSNKGAIGSQIIDWRRSLEQKWASLRFGDLKMETLGEQHLFEVQVFLNDLDPKAVRVELCANEISGAAPIRQEMKRMHQLADVAGTYVYSGAVPAERPLSDFTARVIPHFDGVAIPLEEGRVLWQR, from the coding sequence ATGACCCAGCCAACGCCTATCAACCATTCGGCATACAGTTTTCTGCCCACCGATGTGGACGGATTCAATTCCCTCGCCGAGTTGGCCCTGGATTTACGTTGGTCTTGGAATCATGGCGCGGACCAGGTTTGGCGGCGGCTTGATCCTGTGTTGTGGGAACTCACCCAGAATCCATGGGTTGTCCTTCAGACAGTTTCACGAGAGAAGCTCAAATGCCTCTTGGCCGACGTTGCCTTTCGCAAGAACGTCGATGACCTCCTGCTGGCAAAACATCATGCGGAAGAGACACCCGCTTGGTTTCAGGAGAATTATCCGGGGTCTCCCCTCACCTGCATCGCCTATTTCAGCATGGAATTCATGTTGAGCGAAGCTTTGCCCATCTACTCCGGCGGTCTCGGGAACGTGGCTGGCGACCAGCTCAAAGCCACCAGCGATTTGGGAGTTCCCGCCGTCGGCGTCGGGCTTCTCTACCAGCAGGGCTATTTCAGGCAGGTCATCGACAAGGAGGGCGGGCAACAGGCTCTCTATCCTTACAACGATCCCGGCCAACTTCCCATCATGCCGTTGCGTCACGCCAACGGCGAGTGGCTGCGGTTAGAAATCGCCTTGCCCGGTTACTCGGTCTGGTTGCGCGCCTGGCAGGTGCAAGTCGGCCGGGTCAAACTATACCTGCTGGACAGCAACGACGCGGCCAACTTCCCCGCTCATCGAGGCATCACCAGCGAGCTTTACGGTGGCGGGCAGGAACTGCGTATCAAACAGGAAATGCTGCTCGGAATCGGAGGATGGCGGCTACTCAGCGCCCTCGGCATTCAGCCGGAGGTTTGTCACCTCAACGAGGGACATGCGGCCTTTGCCGTGTTGGAGCGTGCTCGCAGTTTTATGGAGGAGAGCGGACAGCCCTTCGAGGTCGCCTTAGCGGCTACTCGCGCGGGAAACCTTTTCACGACCCACACGGCCGTTACCGCCGGCTTTGACCGTTTTCCTCCCGCGCTCATCGAGCAATACCTCGGACGCTATGCCGAAGAGAAGCTCGGCATCCCGCTACACGATCTCCTGGCTTTGGGGCGTCAAAACCCGGGCGATGCGTCTGAAAGCTTCAATATGGCCTACCTGGCCATTCGGGGGAGTGGGGCGGTGAACGGGGTGAGTCGCCTGCATGGCAAGGTGAGCAGGAACCTCTTCGAGCCCCTTTTCCCCCGTTGGCCGGAAGACGAGGTACCTGTTGGCCATGTGACTAACGGGATCCACGTCCCGACCTGGGACTCTGCCCCGGCAGATGCCCTTTGGACTGAGGCTTGCGGAAAGAACCGCTGGCTCGGGACGTGTGAGGACCTGGAAGAGGACATCCGCCACGTCCCCGACGCCAAACTCTGGGAGTTCCGCACCGCCGCCCGGAAATCCCTTGTCGAGTATGCGCGCGAAAGAATAGCCCGGCAATTGGCCTCGTCCGGAGAAGTCTCCGCAGAGGTCGAGAGCATGAAGCACCTCTTCGATCCCAACGCGCTGACACTCGGTTTCGCCCGCCGTTTCGCCACCTACAAAAGGCCGAACCTGCTCCTGCACAATCCGGAGCGGTTACTCCGTCTTCTATCGAATCCGCAGCGCCCGGTGCAGTTGATCATTGCCGGGAAGGCCCATCCCGAGGATCGCGCCGGACAGGCCCTGATCCGTCAATGGATCCGTTTCATCCGTCAGGCAGAAGTCCGCCCCCATATCGTCTTTCTGAGCGACTATGACATGCTGTTGACCGAACACCTGGTGCAGGGGGTCGACGTCTGGATCAACACTCCCCGGCGCCCCTGGGAGGCATGCGGCACCAGCGGCATGAAAGTCCTCGTCAACGGCGGCATCAATTTTTCGGAATTGGATGGCTGGTGGTCCGAAGCCTATGTCCCCGACCTCGGCTGGGCACTCGGGGACGGCCTGGAACACGGCACCGATCCTGGATGGGACGATGCCGAAGCCGAAATGCTCTACGACATGCTGGAACACGAGGTGGTCCCCGAATTTTACGCCCGCGATACTCAGGGCATTCCCACCGCGTGGGTCGCCCGCATGCGGGAGAGCATGGCACGGTTGACCCCCCAATTCTCAGCCAGCCGCACCGTGCGAGAATACACCGAAAGGCACTATCTTCCCGCCGCCCAGGCGTACCGCGCACGGACCTCAAACAAGGGCGCCATTGGCAGTCAAATAATCGATTGGCGCCGTAGTTTGGAGCAAAAATGGGCCTCGCTCCGCTTTGGAGACCTTAAAATGGAAACCTTGGGCGAACAGCATCTCTTCGAGGTGCAGGTTTTTCTTAACGATCTCGACCCCAAGGCGGTTCGGGTTGAGCTTTGTGCCAACGAAATCTCCGGTGCCGCTCCCATTCGGCAGGAGATGAAGCGCATGCATCAGTTAGCCGACGTCGCCGGCACCTACGTCTATAGCGGGGCCGTCCCTGCCGAGCGTCCGCTTTCCGACTTTACGGCAAGGGTGATACCGCACTTCGATGGTGTGGCAATCCCACTCGAAGAGGGCCGAGTTCTTTGGCAGCGGTGA
- the glgX gene encoding glycogen debranching protein GlgX has translation MNMPESPPHNFEADIPGFAQVRVGVPLPMGTHAHEGGVNFALFSRHASRVRLELFDLPEDAKPSKVIDLDPAHNRTGDIWHVWIFGIRHGQLYAYRVDGPQQPWAGHRFNFNKLLLDPFTKAISPAPAWSFEPAYGYDPSAAERDLSFSEVDNAGAMPKCIFTQESFDWRGDRPLKHPWSKTIIYETHVRGFTIHPSSGATHPGTYRGLIEKIPYLKELGVTAVELMPVQEFNEYQVKGSQPHTGQPLRNYWGYDPVVFFAAKASYSSSGGMGQQISEFKEMVRALHQADIEVILDVVFNHTAEGDELGPTLCFRGIDNRIFYTLAGDRRYYKDYTGTGNTINANHPVVRAQILAALFYWAGEMHVDGFRFDLASVLGRDGTGNLLEKAPLLERIAEDPVLRDVKIIAEAWDTGGAYEVGRFSEPRWAEWNGEYRDDVRRFWRGDTGLLGLFASRLCGSSDIYAKSGKGPESSINFITCHDGFTLNDLVSYLAKDNTSNGENNLDGTNHNFSENYGIEGNTTDVGIGIVRQRQIKNFLLTLLISRGVPMLLGGDEFRRTQCGNNNAYSQDNETSWYDWSFLKEHQGVFRFTRGLIAFRQAHPVLSREQFYSDSEIRWFGPQGGSPNWDDPKAKQLACLILEEKQSAIFLLFNADIDAVGFALPPAPFGTQWHLTANTERETPYDLFAVGEEPLLEDSQTYLLGPQSSVILLARSTNDQTLPTASKEPL, from the coding sequence ATGAATATGCCTGAAAGCCCTCCCCATAATTTTGAAGCGGATATCCCGGGATTCGCCCAGGTCCGGGTTGGCGTTCCCCTGCCCATGGGAACCCATGCCCACGAGGGCGGGGTCAACTTTGCCCTATTCAGCCGCCACGCCAGCCGCGTGCGACTGGAACTCTTCGACCTGCCGGAAGATGCCAAGCCCTCCAAGGTCATTGACCTCGACCCCGCGCATAACCGAACCGGGGACATCTGGCACGTCTGGATCTTCGGCATCCGCCATGGCCAACTCTATGCCTACCGCGTCGACGGCCCCCAGCAGCCCTGGGCAGGGCATCGGTTCAACTTCAACAAGCTTCTCCTGGATCCCTTCACGAAAGCCATTTCCCCGGCACCCGCTTGGAGCTTCGAGCCTGCCTACGGCTACGATCCATCGGCAGCAGAGCGCGATCTCTCCTTTTCCGAAGTCGATAACGCAGGAGCCATGCCGAAATGCATCTTCACCCAAGAATCCTTTGATTGGAGAGGTGATCGCCCCCTCAAGCACCCCTGGTCAAAGACGATCATTTATGAAACCCACGTCAGAGGGTTCACCATCCACCCGAGTTCCGGCGCGACCCATCCTGGAACGTACCGTGGCCTGATCGAGAAGATCCCGTATCTCAAGGAACTAGGCGTGACTGCCGTGGAACTCATGCCTGTGCAGGAGTTCAATGAATACCAAGTCAAAGGAAGCCAGCCCCACACAGGCCAACCTCTTCGAAACTACTGGGGCTATGATCCGGTGGTTTTCTTTGCCGCCAAGGCTTCCTACAGCAGTTCAGGAGGCATGGGCCAGCAGATATCGGAATTCAAGGAGATGGTCCGGGCCTTGCATCAGGCTGACATCGAAGTGATCCTCGATGTGGTTTTCAACCACACGGCCGAAGGGGACGAACTGGGACCGACGCTCTGTTTTCGGGGCATCGACAACCGGATCTTCTACACACTGGCTGGAGACAGGCGTTACTACAAGGACTACACGGGCACGGGCAACACCATCAACGCCAACCATCCCGTTGTTCGGGCCCAAATCTTGGCCGCCCTTTTTTATTGGGCGGGCGAGATGCACGTGGATGGCTTCCGGTTTGATCTGGCATCGGTTCTTGGACGGGACGGCACCGGCAATCTGCTCGAAAAGGCACCGCTTCTGGAACGGATCGCCGAGGATCCGGTCTTGCGAGACGTGAAAATCATCGCCGAAGCCTGGGATACCGGGGGAGCCTACGAGGTGGGTCGCTTTTCCGAACCACGTTGGGCGGAATGGAACGGTGAATACCGGGACGACGTGCGACGCTTCTGGCGTGGCGATACCGGGTTGCTCGGTCTGTTTGCCAGCCGCCTCTGCGGCAGCTCCGATATCTATGCGAAGTCGGGAAAGGGACCGGAAAGCAGCATCAACTTCATAACCTGCCATGACGGATTCACGCTGAACGATCTGGTCAGCTATCTCGCCAAGGACAATACGTCGAACGGAGAGAACAATCTCGACGGAACAAACCACAACTTCAGCGAAAACTACGGTATTGAAGGAAACACAACGGATGTTGGAATCGGGATCGTACGGCAGCGTCAAATTAAGAACTTCCTCCTCACCCTGCTGATCTCGCGAGGGGTACCCATGCTGCTCGGCGGTGACGAGTTTCGTCGAACGCAATGCGGCAACAACAACGCCTATTCCCAAGACAACGAGACAAGCTGGTATGACTGGAGCTTTCTCAAAGAGCATCAGGGTGTCTTCCGATTCACCCGCGGCCTTATTGCCTTTCGCCAAGCTCACCCCGTTCTGAGCAGAGAACAGTTCTACTCGGATTCCGAAATCCGTTGGTTTGGCCCGCAAGGCGGATCACCCAACTGGGACGATCCCAAAGCAAAACAACTCGCCTGCCTGATCCTGGAGGAGAAACAGAGTGCTATTTTCCTGCTGTTCAACGCAGACATCGACGCGGTCGGCTTCGCATTGCCCCCGGCACCGTTTGGGACTCAGTGGCATCTGACCGCCAATACTGAACGAGAAACACCGTACGATCTATTTGCCGTAGGCGAAGAGCCGCTTTTGGAAGACAGCCAGACCTACCTCCTCGGCCCACAATCGTCCGTCATCCTTCTGGCACGCTCAACGAACGATCAAACCCTGCCGACGGCATCGAAAGAACCCCTATGA
- a CDS encoding RNB domain-containing ribonuclease produces the protein MKRKLLTPDSKERKTTDRSLLFTIARQAMIERGLEPDFPMETRKELAAMSGPAQHANDIQDLRHLPWSSIDNDDSRDLDQLTVAESLPNGQVRILVAISDVDALVRKGSAIDDHARHNTTSVYTPAALFPMLPEALSTDLTSLKENEDRLAVVVDMSFTEDASLATWTIYRANVKNYGKLAYRSVAAWLAGEEAAPSKVLETPGLDENLRLQDSVAQRLMERRHRSGALSLDTIQAKAIFDRDSLSDLQLDRKNRAKQLIEDFMIAANGVTAIYLASKNFPSLRRVLRSPERWNRIVELASGFGDTLPDEPDAAALESFLLRRREADSEKFPDLSLAIVKLIGRGEYALDLPGGQPPGHFGLAVKDYTHSTAPNRRFPDLIMQRLLKAAMAGLPSPYSIPELEELARHCSEREDDATKVERRVQKSAAALLLSDRIGWKFDAIVTGAAAKGTWVRLFWPPIEGRLEKGFQGLKVGDHVHVQLVHTDVQRGFIDFVRDLPAKK, from the coding sequence ATGAAAAGAAAACTTCTAACTCCCGACTCGAAGGAACGGAAAACAACCGATCGATCCCTTCTTTTCACTATCGCTCGCCAGGCAATGATCGAACGCGGCCTAGAGCCGGACTTCCCGATGGAAACTCGAAAGGAACTGGCAGCCATGAGCGGGCCCGCCCAACATGCCAACGATATTCAGGATTTGCGTCATCTGCCTTGGTCGTCGATCGACAACGACGATTCCCGCGATCTGGACCAGCTCACCGTTGCCGAATCCCTCCCGAACGGACAAGTCAGAATCCTCGTGGCGATTTCGGATGTCGACGCCCTCGTGCGCAAGGGCTCGGCGATTGACGATCACGCACGCCACAACACGACCTCCGTCTACACCCCTGCCGCACTATTCCCGATGCTGCCCGAAGCATTGTCCACCGATCTCACATCGTTGAAGGAGAATGAGGATAGACTGGCCGTCGTGGTGGACATGTCCTTCACGGAAGACGCCTCACTCGCCACATGGACTATCTACAGGGCTAACGTAAAGAATTATGGCAAACTGGCCTATCGAAGTGTCGCGGCATGGCTGGCCGGAGAAGAGGCCGCGCCCTCGAAAGTTCTTGAGACTCCGGGCCTCGATGAAAATCTTCGCCTCCAAGACAGTGTCGCGCAACGGCTCATGGAACGACGTCACCGCTCCGGTGCCCTCAGTCTCGATACCATACAGGCGAAGGCGATCTTCGACCGCGACTCCCTTTCCGATCTTCAGTTGGATCGAAAGAACCGAGCAAAACAGTTGATTGAAGACTTCATGATTGCGGCAAACGGAGTGACCGCCATCTACCTTGCATCCAAGAACTTCCCCTCCCTCCGACGAGTCCTTCGGTCTCCTGAACGATGGAACCGAATTGTAGAACTCGCATCCGGATTTGGAGATACCCTCCCCGACGAGCCCGATGCCGCAGCGCTCGAATCCTTTCTCCTCCGGCGTCGTGAAGCCGATTCCGAAAAATTCCCCGATCTTTCCCTGGCTATCGTCAAACTGATAGGACGAGGAGAATACGCGCTAGACCTGCCCGGCGGACAACCACCCGGACACTTCGGGCTGGCCGTGAAGGACTATACCCACTCCACAGCGCCAAACCGGCGCTTTCCCGATCTGATCATGCAGCGGCTCCTTAAGGCGGCGATGGCGGGACTACCCTCTCCCTACTCAATTCCGGAACTTGAGGAACTGGCGAGGCACTGCTCGGAACGGGAGGACGATGCCACCAAGGTGGAGCGGCGGGTCCAGAAGTCGGCGGCGGCCCTCCTGCTGTCCGATAGAATCGGATGGAAATTTGATGCCATCGTTACCGGGGCCGCAGCCAAAGGAACATGGGTTCGGCTTTTCTGGCCTCCCATAGAAGGACGGCTTGAAAAGGGTTTCCAGGGCCTCAAAGTCGGCGACCACGTTCACGTCCAACTGGTCCACACCGATGTCCAGCGCGGCTTCATCGATTTCGTGCGCGATCTACCTGCCAAAAAGTGA